The following coding sequences lie in one Enterococcus sp. 9E7_DIV0242 genomic window:
- a CDS encoding electron transport complex protein RnfA, whose translation MQMMLTILVAGILTDNFVLAQFLGICPFLGVSKKLDTAVGMSLAVTFVMVISTLVTYPIYTWILVPMGLDYLQTIVFILGIAALVQLVEILLKRYMESLYNALGIYLPLITTNCAVLGVTLLHHAKNYTFLQAIVNAFAGGLGFLLAMVIFAGVRQRLEGNDIPEALKGMPITLVSAAIVSLSFLGFAGLAEGLFN comes from the coding sequence ATGCAGATGATGCTGACAATCTTAGTCGCTGGTATTTTAACAGATAATTTTGTTTTGGCACAGTTTTTGGGTATCTGTCCATTCCTTGGTGTTTCTAAGAAGTTGGATACAGCGGTAGGGATGTCTTTAGCCGTGACCTTTGTGATGGTCATTTCGACATTAGTCACTTATCCAATTTATACATGGATACTCGTTCCTATGGGATTGGATTACTTGCAGACGATCGTCTTTATTTTAGGAATAGCTGCTCTTGTTCAGCTAGTGGAAATTTTGCTGAAACGCTACATGGAATCACTTTATAATGCGTTAGGCATATACTTACCGTTGATTACAACAAACTGCGCGGTGTTAGGTGTCACATTGCTTCATCATGCAAAGAATTATACCTTTTTACAAGCAATCGTTAACGCTTTTGCGGGTGGCTTAGGCTTTTTGCTCGCAATGGTCATCTTTGCCGGTGTCCGACAACGATTGGAAGGAAATGATATTCCAGAAGCCTTAAAAGGGATGCCGATCACACTTGTTTCCGCTGCCATTGTTTCTCTGTCCTTCCTTGGTTTTGCCGGTCTGGCAGAAGGACTGTTCAATTAG
- the rsxE gene encoding electron transport complex subunit RsxE, with product MEKPKLLPIFTKGIIQENPVLKLVLGTCPALAVTTSAMNGLGMGIAATVVLLGSNVVISSLRKVIPDRVRIPAFITIIAGFVTVVQLLIKALAPALDATLGIYLPLIVVNCIILGRAEAFAKNNTVVHSALDGLGMGVGFTSALLLMGGIRELLGSGTILGFAVTSNFITPMTVMLLPPGGFFVFGMLIMLVNKLGEQKGRELDCSACPIAEACPSVDSCEIEEEGGER from the coding sequence TTGGAAAAACCAAAATTACTACCTATTTTTACTAAAGGAATTATTCAAGAAAATCCCGTATTAAAGCTGGTTTTAGGTACTTGTCCGGCATTAGCAGTAACGACTTCCGCTATGAATGGCTTAGGGATGGGGATTGCTGCGACCGTTGTTTTGTTAGGCTCAAATGTGGTGATTTCTTCCTTGCGAAAAGTCATTCCTGACCGTGTGCGGATTCCGGCATTTATCACGATTATTGCTGGTTTTGTAACGGTTGTTCAGCTGCTGATCAAAGCGTTGGCCCCCGCTTTGGATGCGACCTTGGGTATTTATTTACCATTGATTGTTGTAAATTGTATCATTCTAGGTCGGGCAGAAGCTTTCGCAAAAAATAATACAGTCGTGCATTCGGCTTTAGATGGCTTGGGTATGGGTGTCGGTTTTACTTCTGCATTGCTGCTCATGGGCGGGATTCGCGAGTTGCTTGGCAGTGGGACGATACTTGGGTTTGCCGTTACGTCTAACTTTATCACCCCAATGACGGTGATGCTGTTGCCACCTGGCGGGTTTTTTGTGTTCGGAATGTTGATCATGCTCGTTAATAAGCTTGGTGAACAAAAAGGGAGAGAGTTGGATTGCTCAGCTTGCCCTATTGCAGAGGCTTGTCCAAGCGTTGACTCATGTGAAATTGAAGAGGAAGGGGGAGAACGCTAA
- a CDS encoding FMN-binding protein, giving the protein MKQSNSRAVISGTVCLLIICFVVTLTVSGTRAAFKDKIAEQEWLKQQESMSRIIKADTYEELPVEEGEQAYLALDESGKTLGYIFVTEAYGYGSMISVMSGISEEQVVGVEILDCSSETPGLGQNVAEPSFSKQFKGVTEPPIVTKTAARSKNEIEAVTGATKSSTAVADAVSEAMNLYRTYIDSVE; this is encoded by the coding sequence ATGAAACAGTCAAATAGTCGAGCCGTGATTTCAGGTACAGTTTGTTTGCTGATCATCTGCTTTGTCGTGACACTAACTGTTTCGGGAACAAGGGCTGCTTTCAAAGATAAGATTGCAGAACAGGAATGGCTGAAGCAACAGGAATCCATGAGTCGGATCATCAAAGCAGACACCTACGAGGAATTACCTGTAGAAGAGGGAGAGCAAGCGTATCTTGCACTAGATGAAAGTGGTAAAACATTGGGCTATATCTTTGTTACAGAAGCGTATGGTTATGGAAGCATGATCAGCGTAATGAGCGGTATTTCGGAGGAGCAAGTCGTAGGTGTTGAGATTTTGGACTGTTCGAGTGAGACACCCGGATTAGGACAGAATGTGGCAGAGCCTTCCTTTAGCAAGCAGTTCAAAGGTGTGACAGAACCACCGATAGTCACGAAAACAGCAGCTAGGTCAAAGAATGAGATTGAAGCAGTAACCGGGGCAACAAAGTCTTCGACAGCAGTGGCAGACGCAGTAAGCGAGGCCATGAACTTATATCGAACCTATATCGATTCAGTGGAGTAA
- a CDS encoding RnfABCDGE type electron transport complex subunit D, with amino-acid sequence MNQSTEMLKVSVSPHLHSGRTSRSIMLDVIIALVPAIIASGIIFGFRAIFLIVVTTLSCVLSEYVFRRLLKRPQSIGDLTAVVTGILLALNLSVTLPFWMAALGGAIAIIIVKQFFGGVGQNFVNPAITARIVLLMSFASQMNVWKEPFYYLADSTDAISAATYFADAAEGKLPSITDMFLGIRTGSLGETCAIALILGGLYLIFRKVITPLIPLCFIGTVAVLSFILGGDPVYQILSGGLLLGAIFMATDYTTSPITTKGKIIFSVGCGLITVLIRFYASLPEGVSYAILLMNILVPHIDTLTIPKAFGEKRGDVNETVK; translated from the coding sequence ATGAATCAATCGACAGAAATGCTAAAGGTTTCGGTTTCTCCTCACCTTCATAGTGGCCGAACGAGTAGGAGCATCATGCTAGATGTGATCATTGCATTGGTTCCTGCAATTATTGCTTCAGGAATTATTTTTGGTTTCAGAGCGATCTTTCTAATTGTCGTGACAACTCTTTCTTGTGTTCTAAGTGAATATGTATTTCGACGGTTACTGAAACGACCGCAAAGCATTGGTGATTTGACAGCTGTTGTCACTGGCATTTTGTTGGCCTTGAACTTGTCTGTGACGTTGCCTTTTTGGATGGCTGCGTTAGGCGGAGCTATTGCTATTATTATTGTGAAGCAATTCTTTGGTGGTGTCGGGCAAAATTTTGTTAATCCGGCAATCACAGCAAGAATCGTTTTACTCATGTCTTTTGCCTCTCAGATGAATGTCTGGAAGGAACCTTTTTACTATTTAGCTGATTCAACGGACGCCATATCTGCAGCTACTTATTTTGCCGATGCAGCAGAAGGAAAGCTTCCTTCTATCACAGATATGTTTTTAGGAATTCGAACAGGAAGTCTGGGGGAAACTTGTGCCATTGCTCTCATTTTAGGTGGTTTATATTTGATTTTCAGAAAAGTAATTACCCCTTTGATTCCGTTATGCTTCATCGGAACAGTTGCAGTATTGAGCTTTATTCTCGGTGGTGATCCAGTGTATCAAATATTGTCCGGTGGGCTACTTTTAGGAGCTATTTTCATGGCGACCGATTACACAACGTCGCCAATTACGACGAAGGGCAAAATCATTTTCTCTGTCGGCTGTGGCTTGATCACCGTTCTCATTCGTTTTTATGCTTCTTTGCCGGAAGGTGTTTCGTATGCCATTTTACTGATGAATATTTTAGTACCACACATTGATACCTTGACGATACCAAAAGCATTTGGGGAAAAGCGAGGGGATGTAAATGAAACAGTCAAATAG
- the rsxC gene encoding electron transport complex subunit RsxC, which translates to MSKIVQVFAKFRGGISLSHKKDTADNVTAIINEPSMVIIPMQQHIGGACQPIVKKKDLVKVGQVIGRSTAYVSAPIHASVSGKVKNIKPILLSNGKMCEAIHIENDDMNTPDPDLKPIAVTSKDELLQAAYDSGLVGIGGAGFPLHVKLANKENHPIDRLVINGAECEPYITSDYREMIEFPARILAGIETVMKYLGIEKAIIGIEENKPEAVKVIRACLENRSDTSAQIEIMTLPTKYPQGAEKMLIYATTGRKVGKGKLPAQAGCLVLNVSTVSLLEHYLETGMPLTRKRITVAGDCFVSPQNVSVPLGTSLKDIVDFCDGFSQTPDKLILGGPMMGIAQYTLDIPITKQNNALIALGESHALPEESPCIRCGRCVTACPMSLLPLQIERAVKMEDKEMLKKLNASACMECGCCSFVCPSGRKLVQYMKQGKMLEGRTGK; encoded by the coding sequence GTGAGTAAAATTGTTCAAGTGTTTGCAAAGTTTCGAGGAGGGATTAGTCTTTCCCATAAAAAAGATACGGCTGATAATGTAACCGCTATCATTAATGAACCTTCTATGGTCATCATTCCCATGCAACAACACATTGGTGGGGCGTGTCAACCGATAGTCAAAAAAAAGGATCTAGTTAAGGTTGGTCAAGTGATTGGACGATCCACTGCTTATGTATCAGCACCGATCCATGCTTCGGTTTCTGGTAAAGTAAAAAATATAAAGCCCATTTTACTGTCAAACGGAAAGATGTGTGAAGCCATTCATATTGAGAATGATGACATGAATACCCCGGATCCAGACTTAAAGCCGATTGCTGTAACGAGCAAGGATGAGCTGCTGCAAGCTGCTTATGATAGTGGTTTGGTCGGAATTGGTGGAGCTGGCTTTCCATTGCATGTAAAGCTAGCAAACAAAGAAAACCATCCAATTGATCGGCTAGTGATCAATGGCGCAGAATGCGAACCGTATATTACCTCTGATTATCGGGAAATGATCGAATTTCCAGCGCGTATTCTTGCCGGTATAGAAACAGTCATGAAATATTTAGGCATTGAAAAAGCAATTATTGGAATTGAAGAAAATAAACCAGAGGCAGTAAAAGTAATTCGTGCGTGTTTGGAAAATAGATCAGATACATCCGCACAAATCGAGATAATGACACTTCCAACGAAATACCCTCAAGGTGCTGAGAAGATGCTGATCTATGCAACAACAGGTAGGAAAGTAGGAAAGGGTAAGCTTCCTGCACAGGCAGGCTGTCTTGTATTGAATGTCTCTACGGTTTCTCTACTTGAGCATTATTTAGAAACAGGCATGCCATTGACCCGAAAAAGAATCACTGTAGCAGGCGACTGCTTTGTTTCTCCTCAGAATGTTTCTGTTCCATTAGGTACTTCACTTAAGGATATCGTTGATTTTTGTGACGGTTTTTCTCAGACTCCTGACAAGCTTATTTTAGGAGGTCCTATGATGGGGATTGCTCAGTACACCTTAGATATTCCTATCACCAAACAAAACAATGCGTTGATTGCATTAGGCGAAAGTCATGCACTGCCGGAAGAATCTCCTTGTATTCGTTGTGGACGTTGTGTGACTGCTTGTCCTATGTCCTTATTGCCGCTTCAAATAGAGCGAGCGGTAAAAATGGAGGACAAGGAGATGTTGAAAAAATTGAATGCTTCAGCTTGTATGGAATGCGGATGTTGTTCTTTTGTCTGTCCATCCGGTCGAAAATTAGTACAATACATGAAGCAAGGAAAAATGTTGGAAGGGAGAACTGGAAAATGA
- a CDS encoding YeiH family protein codes for MNQVVNDFYTVEGGNKVKLRQLFESITKNSFVSGVSLSFFVALISKGLAIFLPQLGGATIAILLGIVLGNAMGHQERFEKGTKFSESRLLEISVVLLGATVTFQTVAEMGLKGAIFIVILMSGTILFTYRMGKHLGFNQSMALMMAGGNAVCGSSAIASIAPVIGAKDEEKGQIITLVNLLGTIMMLTLPFIGLALFETDLIAKSALLGGTLQSVGQVVAGASLLDETVVQFAMLFKIMRILLLVVVVFIFEKMVSRTKTTHEATVGRTAKKKSLPWYVTGFLIVCIVNSLFHIPEFLSESAHFISGWCEVTALAAIGLRLNLKKFLKEGSKFMIYGLSVGAFQTIGAILLIFLLLKG; via the coding sequence ATGAATCAAGTAGTGAACGATTTTTATACAGTAGAAGGGGGAAATAAAGTGAAGCTTCGTCAATTGTTTGAATCTATTACTAAAAATTCATTTGTTTCGGGAGTGAGTTTATCTTTTTTTGTTGCTTTGATCAGTAAAGGGCTGGCTATTTTTTTGCCTCAACTAGGTGGCGCGACGATAGCGATTCTTTTAGGGATCGTTTTAGGAAATGCGATGGGACATCAAGAACGATTTGAGAAAGGAACGAAATTTTCTGAGAGTAGGCTGTTGGAAATCTCAGTCGTATTATTAGGTGCGACGGTGACCTTTCAAACCGTTGCTGAGATGGGCCTCAAAGGAGCAATTTTTATTGTCATCCTGATGTCAGGTACTATCTTGTTTACTTACAGGATGGGAAAACATCTGGGCTTTAACCAATCAATGGCATTAATGATGGCCGGTGGGAATGCTGTCTGTGGTTCTTCGGCGATTGCTTCGATTGCACCAGTTATTGGTGCGAAGGATGAGGAAAAAGGACAGATTATTACGCTAGTCAATTTGCTGGGAACAATCATGATGTTGACCTTGCCGTTTATTGGACTGGCCTTATTTGAAACAGATCTTATTGCTAAAAGTGCGTTACTTGGTGGAACATTGCAATCTGTTGGGCAGGTTGTCGCGGGGGCAAGTCTGTTAGATGAAACGGTTGTTCAATTCGCCATGCTATTTAAGATTATGCGTATTCTACTATTGGTCGTTGTTGTCTTTATTTTTGAAAAAATGGTCTCTCGAACTAAAACTACGCATGAAGCTACAGTTGGTCGTACTGCTAAAAAGAAAAGCTTACCATGGTATGTCACAGGCTTTCTAATTGTTTGTATTGTGAATAGCCTCTTTCACATTCCAGAATTTTTATCAGAATCTGCTCACTTTATCAGTGGTTGGTGTGAAGTAACGGCACTGGCGGCCATCGGATTGCGCTTGAACTTAAAAAAATTCTTGAAGGAAGGATCGAAATTCATGATTTATGGTCTTTCTGTAGGAGCCTTTCAAACGATTGGCGCAATCCTATTGATTTTTCTTTTGTTGAAAGGGTAG
- a CDS encoding LysR family transcriptional regulator produces MISLFKLLETFKTVYETLNFSEAAEILFVSQPTVSAQIKQLENELETSLFSRNGKKKIIPTPQAELLYKQSLNILEEWETTKQLVVNQATFKETVKIAASLTFGMKILPELLKELLAIFPMIDFKVTLCNSLDVLNAMNKHEADLGFIEMPLQTGTLKRTTLMSDVLVAAGDPNEELWLIRESTSGVYHYTKRYFEENNITGPFLEINSNELISKLLRMGIGRSIISALETDGLHTEPLTENYERNFYLLERDAHESETIAQCARFITRWVNQKYND; encoded by the coding sequence GTGATTTCTTTGTTTAAATTACTGGAAACATTTAAAACAGTTTATGAGACACTAAATTTTTCAGAGGCGGCAGAAATTCTTTTCGTTTCTCAACCTACAGTATCTGCTCAGATCAAGCAACTGGAAAATGAGTTGGAAACCTCGCTTTTTTCAAGAAACGGAAAAAAGAAAATCATTCCTACCCCTCAAGCTGAACTACTGTATAAGCAGTCCTTAAACATTCTTGAAGAATGGGAGACAACAAAACAGCTAGTTGTGAATCAAGCAACTTTTAAGGAAACAGTAAAAATTGCTGCTTCACTGACCTTTGGAATGAAAATTTTGCCGGAACTTCTTAAGGAGCTGCTGGCTATCTTTCCAATGATCGACTTCAAAGTGACGCTCTGCAATTCACTGGACGTACTGAATGCCATGAACAAGCATGAGGCTGATCTTGGTTTTATTGAAATGCCTCTGCAAACAGGTACTCTAAAACGGACAACCTTAATGTCAGATGTGCTTGTGGCTGCGGGAGACCCAAATGAAGAGTTATGGTTGATTCGAGAATCGACATCGGGTGTCTATCATTACACAAAACGTTACTTTGAAGAAAATAATATTACCGGACCGTTTTTAGAAATCAACAGCAATGAATTGATTTCGAAGCTGCTGCGAATGGGGATCGGTCGCTCAATCATTTCAGCTTTAGAAACAGACGGCCTCCATACTGAGCCGTTAACGGAAAATTATGAACGGAACTTCTATCTTCTTGAAAGAGATGCCCATGAATCAGAAACCATTGCTCAATGCGCTCGTTTCATCACACGGTGGGTTAACCAAAAATATAACGACTGA
- the trmD gene encoding tRNA (guanosine(37)-N1)-methyltransferase TrmD, with translation MKIDILTLFPRMFEGPLGESIIGKAVEKELLAIQVYNFRDYSDNKHQTVDDYPYGGGAGMLLKAQPIFSAMEAIEKQAPETKKRVILLDPAGKQFDQRMAEEFSKEEHLVFICGHYEGYDERIRQLVTDEVSLGDYVLTGGELGAMVMVDATVRLLPEVLGNNLSAQTDSHSTGLLEHPQYTRPAEFNGMMVPEVLMNGNHKLIEEWQLKESLRRTYLRRPDMLEKLELTDQMKKMLDEIKREEA, from the coding sequence TAGGAAAAGCAGTTGAAAAAGAACTGTTGGCTATTCAGGTATATAATTTTCGAGATTACTCAGATAATAAGCATCAAACAGTCGATGATTATCCATATGGCGGCGGTGCGGGGATGTTATTGAAAGCACAGCCGATTTTTTCGGCAATGGAAGCAATCGAGAAGCAAGCGCCTGAAACAAAGAAACGCGTGATTCTGTTAGACCCTGCCGGGAAACAGTTTGATCAAAGGATGGCAGAGGAGTTTTCAAAAGAAGAACACTTAGTGTTCATTTGTGGGCATTACGAGGGCTATGATGAACGAATTCGACAGTTGGTGACTGATGAAGTGTCATTAGGAGATTACGTGCTGACTGGCGGTGAGTTGGGAGCGATGGTCATGGTGGATGCTACGGTTCGTTTATTGCCTGAGGTGTTAGGAAACAATCTTTCTGCCCAGACGGATTCTCACTCTACTGGGTTGTTGGAACATCCACAGTATACACGCCCTGCTGAGTTTAACGGGATGATGGTGCCGGAAGTACTGATGAATGGCAATCATAAGCTGATCGAAGAATGGCAGTTAAAGGAATCGCTTCGTCGGACCTATTTACGAAGACCTGATATGCTTGAGAAATTAGAACTGACAGATCAAATGAAGAAGATGTTGGATGAAATAAAAAGAGAAGAAGCCTAA